From the genome of Terriglobia bacterium, one region includes:
- the argH gene encoding argininosuccinate lyase yields the protein MNSDSKKNGIAAGPAAENFPAPVYAETVLTPNFEDGKRFFLSALVQMHYAHTLMLAKQKIISPDDARACLKALDSLQLDEIKSAAYDGSCEDLFFFVEEKLADAVGVDLAGRMHTARSRNDIDLTLYRMTVRAEVLKVAEHVLDARAALLELAAANIDTIMPAYTHTQPAQPSTFAHYLMAAVEFFGRDFERLRACWSTINRNPLGACAITTTAFPIDRDYTAELLGFEGLQLNSYGAIAAIDYVTESAGAIAVCMVSLGKHVQDLLQWCMKEFGFLRLTDAYVQTSSIMPQKRNPVSLEHTRILASKAFSQAQAVMTCAHNTPFGDIVDSEDDLQPLVFSMFRDASRALKLFAGVMRHCEVDREHMADRAQGDFLSVTELADTLVRREGLSFRMAHRLVHTAVVACGKYDRDRMVGEVIRLAPEVIGRSLTVSRTVLLESLDARHFVAIREIPGGPAPKAVQAAIDVARTEMNAAAKWVNEKREQERAFPKKIEKAKRELLNFTD from the coding sequence TTGAACTCTGATTCGAAAAAAAACGGTATCGCAGCGGGTCCCGCCGCTGAAAACTTTCCGGCTCCCGTATACGCCGAAACGGTTCTCACACCGAATTTCGAAGATGGCAAGCGTTTCTTTTTGTCCGCGCTCGTGCAAATGCACTATGCACATACGCTTATGCTGGCGAAGCAGAAGATTATCTCGCCGGATGACGCCCGTGCCTGCCTCAAGGCCCTTGATTCGCTGCAACTCGATGAAATCAAATCCGCTGCCTACGACGGTTCCTGCGAGGACCTCTTCTTCTTTGTCGAGGAGAAACTGGCCGACGCAGTCGGGGTGGACCTGGCGGGCCGAATGCACACGGCCAGGAGCCGGAACGACATCGACCTGACGCTCTACCGCATGACCGTTCGGGCCGAGGTCTTGAAGGTGGCCGAGCACGTACTCGACGCGCGCGCCGCGCTGCTGGAACTCGCCGCAGCCAACATCGACACCATCATGCCGGCTTATACGCACACCCAACCGGCACAACCTTCGACCTTTGCGCATTACCTCATGGCCGCCGTGGAATTCTTCGGGCGCGATTTCGAACGCCTGCGAGCTTGCTGGAGCACCATTAATCGCAACCCTCTCGGAGCCTGTGCGATTACTACCACCGCGTTTCCAATCGACCGTGACTACACCGCGGAACTCCTCGGTTTTGAAGGCTTGCAACTAAATTCTTATGGCGCCATCGCCGCCATCGATTATGTCACCGAATCGGCGGGGGCAATCGCCGTTTGCATGGTGAGCCTGGGCAAGCATGTGCAGGATCTGCTCCAGTGGTGCATGAAGGAATTTGGTTTCCTCCGATTGACCGACGCCTACGTGCAGACCAGCAGCATCATGCCGCAGAAGCGCAATCCCGTGTCCCTGGAGCACACGCGTATCCTGGCCTCGAAGGCTTTTTCGCAGGCACAGGCAGTTATGACGTGCGCGCATAACACACCCTTCGGCGATATCGTCGACAGCGAAGACGATCTCCAGCCGCTGGTCTTTTCCATGTTTCGGGATGCGTCTCGAGCTCTCAAACTGTTTGCCGGTGTCATGCGGCACTGCGAAGTCGACCGCGAGCATATGGCTGATCGAGCGCAGGGAGACTTCCTCTCGGTCACCGAACTCGCCGATACGCTGGTGCGTCGCGAAGGGCTGAGTTTCCGCATGGCGCACCGCCTCGTGCACACGGCGGTTGTCGCTTGTGGCAAATACGATCGCGACCGCATGGTAGGGGAAGTCATTCGTCTTGCTCCAGAGGTGATCGGGCGTTCTCTAACTGTTTCCCGCACGGTCCTGCTGGAGTCGCTTGACGCACGGCACTTTGTTGCGATTCGGGAGATTCCCGGTGGCCCCGCGCCAAAGGCGGTCCAGGCAGCAATCGACGTGGCGCGCACGGAGATGAACGCGGCCGCAAAATGGGTAAACGAAAAAAGAGAGCAGGAACGCGCGTTTCCCAAAAAAATCGAAAAAGCGAAACGGGAGCTCTTGAATTTTACCGACTGA
- the iscX gene encoding Fe-S cluster assembly protein IscX, whose product MALQLTWDDTEDIGIELAEKFPKQNPLEVRFTDLHRMVVELPGFDDDPKGSNESKLEAIQMAWYEEWQDRNG is encoded by the coding sequence ATGGCGCTCCAACTGACATGGGATGACACCGAAGACATCGGCATCGAACTCGCCGAAAAATTCCCAAAGCAGAACCCGCTCGAAGTACGGTTCACGGATCTGCACCGGATGGTCGTCGAACTGCCAGGTTTCGATGACGACCCGAAAGGTTCTAACGAGAGCAAACTCGAAGCCATCCAAATGGCATGGTACGAGGAGTGGCAGGATCGCAACGGATAG
- a CDS encoding 2Fe-2S iron-sulfur cluster-binding protein produces MADEKTQNNGSSVAVEGAQENLVRITFLPENKTVEFEHGKLEYQDHGKPESILDVALNFGIPLDHACGGNCACTTCHVVVKKGKELLSEMDDDEADRLDMAADLQLNSRLGCQVQIEKPGEIVVEIPSWNRNYVSEGH; encoded by the coding sequence ATGGCAGACGAGAAGACTCAGAATAATGGCAGCAGCGTTGCGGTGGAGGGCGCCCAGGAGAACCTTGTGCGCATCACTTTCCTTCCGGAGAACAAGACGGTCGAGTTCGAGCACGGTAAATTGGAGTACCAGGACCATGGCAAGCCGGAATCCATTCTCGACGTCGCACTAAATTTCGGAATTCCGCTAGACCATGCTTGCGGCGGCAACTGCGCGTGCACAACGTGTCACGTTGTCGTAAAGAAAGGCAAAGAGTTGCTAAGTGAGATGGACGATGACGAGGCCGACCGACTCGACATGGCGGCCGATCTCCAGTTAAACTCGCGTCTCGGCTGCCAGGTACAGATTGAGAAGCCCGGCGAGATCGTTGTGGAAATCCCCTCGTGGAACAGAAACTACGTTTCGGAAGGACACTGA
- a CDS encoding APC family permease — translation MSQTQSENRLIRGMGLRTAVLLNMLDMVGVGPFITLPLIIGAMGGPQAMLGWIFGAFFAMCDGLVISELAASMPNAGGSYYYLKEIYGPTKLGRLISFLFIWQLTFSAPLSIASGAIGLAHYSSYFFPRLKTEIAAHDLSATLPFLGRLEARATVGIGTFLALGVVVLAVILLYRRTTAIARLSHVLSGGVFLALGWIIFAGITHFNAKLAFSFPKDAFHLTPQFFTGLGAAMLVATYDYWGYYNVCYLGEEIKDAEKNIPRAVLISIVVIAILYITMNISVIGVIPWQELVATGRSDTRFYVMSVLMQRIYGSWAGYAITALIVWTAFASVFSLLLGYSRVPYAAALDGNYFRVFARLHKKHKFPYVSLLVLGIVALAFCFLSLADVIAALVVIRILLQFLLQAVGAIILRIRRPDLRRPFRMWFYPLPSLIAAVGFIYILFSRPNFGKEIKYALVLLVIGTAIYLVRAVVRKEWPFGNALELQAAAEVAVQTDIERV, via the coding sequence ATGTCCCAAACCCAATCGGAAAACCGGCTGATTCGCGGGATGGGCTTGCGGACCGCTGTCTTGCTCAACATGCTGGACATGGTGGGTGTAGGGCCATTCATAACCCTGCCGCTGATCATCGGTGCGATGGGTGGTCCGCAGGCGATGCTGGGCTGGATCTTCGGCGCATTCTTCGCCATGTGCGACGGTCTGGTCATCTCGGAGCTCGCCGCCAGCATGCCGAACGCCGGCGGATCGTACTACTACCTGAAGGAGATTTACGGTCCAACCAAACTCGGACGCCTCATCAGCTTCCTGTTCATCTGGCAGCTTACGTTTTCAGCGCCGCTGTCCATCGCTTCCGGGGCGATCGGGCTGGCGCACTACAGCAGCTATTTCTTTCCGCGGTTGAAGACCGAAATCGCCGCGCACGATCTCAGTGCGACTTTGCCGTTTCTCGGAAGATTGGAAGCGCGTGCCACGGTCGGCATAGGAACCTTCCTCGCGCTCGGGGTCGTTGTTCTTGCGGTGATCTTGCTCTATCGGCGCACAACCGCGATCGCCCGGTTGTCGCATGTCCTTTCTGGCGGAGTATTTCTCGCTCTCGGTTGGATCATCTTCGCCGGCATAACCCACTTCAACGCGAAGCTCGCGTTCTCCTTTCCGAAGGACGCTTTTCATCTCACCCCCCAATTCTTCACCGGACTCGGTGCTGCCATGCTGGTGGCGACTTACGACTACTGGGGCTACTACAACGTCTGCTATCTCGGCGAGGAGATCAAAGACGCAGAAAAGAACATTCCGCGCGCTGTCCTTATTTCAATCGTGGTGATTGCAATTCTCTACATCACGATGAACATCAGCGTGATCGGAGTCATTCCGTGGCAGGAACTGGTGGCTACCGGGAGATCCGACACCCGCTTCTATGTGATGTCGGTGCTCATGCAGCGCATCTACGGCTCCTGGGCGGGATACGCCATAACCGCGTTGATAGTGTGGACAGCGTTTGCGTCCGTGTTCTCGCTGCTGCTGGGATACTCGCGCGTACCCTACGCGGCCGCCCTTGACGGCAACTACTTCAGGGTGTTCGCCAGGCTTCACAAGAAGCACAAGTTCCCATACGTGTCATTGCTGGTACTGGGGATCGTTGCGCTGGCGTTCTGTTTCCTCTCGCTGGCTGACGTTATCGCCGCGCTCGTCGTGATTCGCATCCTGCTGCAGTTCCTGTTGCAGGCAGTAGGAGCCATCATCCTCAGGATTCGGCGCCCCGATCTTCGCCGCCCGTTCCGAATGTGGTTTTATCCTCTGCCGTCTCTGATTGCGGCGGTGGGGTTCATTTACATCCTGTTTTCCCGGCCCAACTTCGGTAAGGAAATCAAGTACGCGCTCGTACTGCTGGTAATTGGCACGGCGATTTACCTCGTCCGCGCCGTGGTTCGCAAGGAATGGCCATTCGGAAACGCCTTGGAGTTGCAGGCGGCGGCTGAAGTGGCAGTTCAGACAGATATCGAGAGAGTCTGA
- a CDS encoding PIG-L family deacetylase: MRNFLVAVIAIMSVSLTGWAQTPITVSTRPATDANNLPLDRGSIALAQSLRKLQTRASLIMITAHPDDEDGGMLTYESRGKGARAVLLTLNRGEGGQNIMSHDYYDALGEVRTQELLQADRYYGVSEYFTRVADYGFSKTKEEALEKWGHDRVLYDVVRVIRMTRPLVVTSVFVGGPTDGHGNHQIAGVMAQEAFTAAADPNVFPDQIKAGLLPWKPLKVYSRSPWFAMNDPKGLYDYATGKYVPVRFYDYVHKKWNDGPLSVQLEVPSSDYDPILGQNYVQIARTGLGFQKSQNGGTGPAPAGGSPVGYHRWASDVQVPEKESSFFDGIDVSLMGIADLAKGGDPAFLKKGLEEVNSAVQEAVAKFDFQHPQTIAPELARGLKATRALIAAVDTSNLSAESKYNVNHELRVKEVQFNDALVESLGLTMLATVAPEKDPTGRFAMFFGTPETFQVAIPGQTFYVKVSATNQGSVPVQVSSLALHTPAGEQWTVEPVTQFVSELANNKNDSQKFKVTVPQNAAFTAPYFSRPNTEQPYYDIHNETDLSLPTTPYPLSAELQLTYDGEPITLRQVVQTVQRVTGPGIVYQPLVVGPAISVTMTPKAGVVPLGGTKFNLDVSLQSSVKGDAKGTVKLELPSGWTASPAEAEFDLAKNGEQQEVAFSVTPSQLEQKPYHITAVATYNGHSYKQGFDMTGYEGLRPYPLYEPATYRTQGVDLKVAPNLNVGYVEGTGDEVAQSLQDIGIHAKFLSPQDIATADLSRYDCIVLGVRAYAARPDLVTYNGRLLKYVANGGVLFVQYNSGQYDHNYGPYPYSLTNDPEKVVDEAAKVKILDPGNPLMAWPNRITSADFDGWVEERGHSFMKSWDPHYVALTEVHDPDQDPQKGGLLYAHYGKGVYIYAAYALYRQLPEGVPGAFRLFANAVSLARNPALAGTETRQAANKH; encoded by the coding sequence ATGCGGAACTTCCTGGTTGCAGTTATTGCCATCATGTCGGTAAGTCTTACGGGCTGGGCGCAAACCCCGATTACCGTTTCGACGCGTCCTGCCACGGATGCGAACAATTTGCCTCTCGACCGTGGCTCTATCGCGCTCGCACAGAGCTTGCGAAAATTGCAAACCCGCGCAAGCCTGATCATGATCACCGCTCATCCTGACGACGAAGATGGTGGGATGCTGACTTACGAGTCGCGCGGCAAAGGCGCCCGTGCCGTCCTCCTCACCCTGAACCGCGGTGAGGGTGGCCAAAACATCATGAGCCATGACTATTATGACGCTCTCGGGGAAGTCCGTACCCAGGAACTGTTGCAGGCTGATCGTTACTACGGTGTGAGCGAGTACTTTACCCGCGTCGCCGATTATGGCTTTTCCAAGACGAAAGAAGAAGCTCTCGAAAAATGGGGACACGATCGTGTGCTCTACGACGTTGTCCGCGTGATCCGCATGACGCGTCCGCTCGTCGTCACCTCGGTCTTTGTCGGCGGTCCCACGGACGGCCATGGCAATCACCAGATTGCTGGAGTTATGGCGCAGGAGGCGTTCACCGCTGCGGCAGATCCGAATGTCTTCCCAGACCAGATCAAGGCTGGACTGCTGCCTTGGAAGCCACTCAAGGTCTACTCGCGCAGCCCCTGGTTCGCAATGAACGATCCCAAGGGCCTCTACGATTACGCCACTGGCAAGTATGTTCCCGTCCGCTTTTACGATTACGTTCACAAAAAGTGGAACGATGGTCCGCTGTCCGTTCAGCTCGAAGTGCCTTCTTCCGACTACGACCCGATTCTCGGCCAGAACTACGTGCAGATTGCACGCACCGGGCTTGGATTTCAAAAGTCGCAAAACGGCGGCACCGGACCCGCACCGGCCGGCGGTTCCCCGGTCGGATACCACCGCTGGGCGTCGGATGTGCAGGTTCCCGAGAAGGAAAGCAGCTTCTTCGATGGTATTGACGTTTCGCTGATGGGAATCGCCGATCTTGCCAAGGGTGGCGACCCCGCGTTCCTGAAGAAAGGACTCGAGGAGGTTAACTCCGCTGTCCAGGAAGCGGTTGCAAAATTCGACTTCCAGCATCCGCAGACGATCGCGCCGGAACTGGCCCGTGGGCTCAAGGCAACGCGCGCACTCATTGCCGCCGTAGATACAAGCAACCTATCGGCGGAATCCAAGTACAACGTTAACCACGAATTGCGCGTGAAGGAAGTTCAGTTCAATGATGCCCTCGTCGAATCGCTCGGCCTGACCATGCTGGCTACTGTCGCACCTGAGAAGGATCCGACGGGCCGCTTCGCCATGTTCTTCGGTACGCCCGAAACTTTCCAGGTTGCGATCCCCGGTCAGACGTTTTATGTCAAGGTAAGCGCTACGAACCAGGGTTCCGTTCCGGTGCAGGTTTCCAGTCTCGCTCTCCATACACCCGCCGGTGAGCAATGGACGGTGGAACCGGTGACCCAATTCGTCTCCGAGCTGGCGAACAACAAGAATGATTCGCAGAAATTCAAGGTCACCGTCCCACAGAACGCTGCCTTTACGGCGCCTTATTTCAGCCGGCCCAACACCGAGCAGCCTTACTACGACATCCACAACGAAACGGACCTGTCCCTGCCCACGACTCCTTATCCCCTTTCCGCGGAACTGCAACTCACCTACGACGGCGAGCCGATCACGCTCCGGCAAGTGGTGCAAACCGTTCAGAGGGTCACTGGCCCCGGCATCGTTTACCAGCCGCTTGTAGTCGGGCCGGCGATCTCCGTCACCATGACGCCGAAGGCCGGCGTGGTGCCGCTCGGGGGAACGAAGTTCAACCTGGATGTGAGTTTGCAATCTAGTGTGAAGGGTGATGCCAAGGGCACCGTTAAGCTGGAACTTCCGTCCGGCTGGACCGCCTCTCCCGCCGAAGCCGAGTTCGATCTCGCCAAGAATGGCGAGCAGCAAGAGGTGGCATTCTCGGTCACTCCGAGTCAACTCGAACAGAAGCCATACCACATCACGGCTGTTGCCACCTACAACGGCCACAGCTACAAGCAGGGATTCGATATGACCGGCTACGAGGGACTGCGTCCGTATCCGCTCTATGAGCCTGCGACTTACCGCACCCAGGGCGTTGACCTCAAGGTTGCTCCCAATCTCAATGTCGGCTACGTGGAAGGCACCGGCGACGAGGTCGCACAGTCACTGCAGGACATAGGCATTCATGCAAAATTCCTCAGCCCGCAAGACATCGCCACTGCGGATCTCTCCAGGTACGACTGCATCGTTCTCGGCGTGCGTGCCTACGCCGCGCGTCCGGACCTCGTCACTTACAACGGACGACTGCTGAAGTACGTCGCCAACGGCGGCGTCCTGTTTGTGCAGTACAACTCCGGGCAGTATGACCACAATTACGGACCCTACCCCTACTCGCTCACCAACGATCCGGAAAAAGTCGTCGACGAGGCCGCGAAGGTCAAAATCCTTGATCCCGGCAATCCGCTGATGGCGTGGCCCAATCGAATCACCTCGGCGGACTTCGACGGCTGGGTCGAAGAGCGCGGCCACAGCTTCATGAAAAGCTGGGATCCCCACTACGTCGCTCTGACCGAGGTCCACGATCCCGACCAGGATCCGCAGAAGGGCGGGCTCCTCTATGCGCACTACGGCAAGGGCGTGTACATCTATGCCGCGTACGCTCTCTATCGTCAGCTTCCGGAAGGTGTTCCAGGAGCCTTCCGCCTCTTCGCAAATGCCGTCAGCCTCGCGCGAAATCCGGCACTCGCCGGCACGGAGACGAGGCAGGCGGCCAACAAGCACTGA
- the hscA gene encoding Fe-S protein assembly chaperone HscA: MPERVVGIDLGTTNSLVGFMQGDHPVIIPGEDGSNLLPSVVALAPDGQIVVGNSARTHLIETPERAVYSVKRLMGRGVEDVQGELKFFPFRLAEDLSPGEVLRMKLGDETFTPPEISAYILRQLKRNAERYFSAPVKQAVITVPAYFNDAQRQATKDAGRIAGLDVLRLVNEPTAAALAYGLDKKKSGTVAVYDLGGGTFDISILKLQDGIFEVIATNGDTHLGGDDIDNLLIAIALDDIQGDLVVDVRRSGEAVQRIRKAVIEAKIALSANDSAKLDVELPDGKRYQREIPRTMFEQMIKPVIDRTVGPTKQALKDAGLSASDVDEVVLVGGSTRIPLVRQLVKDLFKREPHVELNPDEVVALGAAVQANILAGGSAATENMLLLDVTPLSLGIEALGGVVAKIIHRNSTIPASATEHFTTGVEGQTSVAIHVVQGERELAKDCRSLARFDLKGIPPMPAGLPRIEVKFLIDANGILHVSAREQRSGKEAEIQVQPSYGLTDEQVENMIIDSFDYAEQDFAERQVIEASNEASTILTALEKGRNSPAWQQLSTEERNEIDKHETELREVAQGNDYRAIRNGIDALNKATMHLAELMMDTAVASALKGKTMQETNVEEGPVAPHPIGKAEFH, translated from the coding sequence ATGCCTGAACGCGTCGTAGGAATCGATCTCGGTACCACCAACTCCCTGGTTGGGTTTATGCAAGGCGACCACCCGGTCATCATTCCGGGTGAGGATGGCTCCAATCTTCTGCCGTCCGTGGTTGCGCTGGCGCCCGACGGACAGATCGTCGTCGGCAATTCCGCTCGCACGCACCTGATTGAGACGCCGGAACGAGCGGTGTACTCGGTAAAGCGCCTGATGGGGCGCGGCGTGGAAGACGTGCAAGGGGAATTGAAGTTCTTCCCTTTCCGACTCGCCGAGGACCTTTCGCCGGGCGAAGTGCTGCGCATGAAGCTGGGCGACGAGACGTTTACGCCTCCGGAAATCTCTGCCTACATTCTTCGCCAGTTGAAGCGCAATGCGGAACGTTATTTCAGTGCGCCGGTGAAGCAGGCGGTGATCACGGTTCCCGCCTATTTCAACGACGCACAACGCCAGGCGACGAAAGATGCTGGGCGAATCGCTGGGCTCGACGTCCTGCGGCTCGTGAATGAACCGACGGCGGCGGCCCTTGCATATGGGCTCGACAAGAAGAAGTCAGGCACGGTTGCTGTTTACGATCTGGGTGGCGGAACCTTTGACATCTCCATTCTCAAGTTGCAGGACGGCATCTTCGAGGTGATCGCCACGAATGGCGATACGCACCTTGGTGGCGATGACATTGACAACCTGCTGATCGCGATCGCGCTGGATGATATCCAGGGCGATCTTGTGGTCGATGTCCGTCGCAGCGGCGAGGCTGTGCAGCGGATTCGCAAGGCCGTGATCGAGGCGAAGATTGCACTTTCCGCGAATGATTCCGCGAAACTCGATGTCGAATTACCCGACGGCAAGCGTTACCAGCGCGAGATTCCTCGCACAATGTTCGAGCAGATGATCAAGCCGGTCATCGATCGAACGGTCGGACCGACCAAGCAGGCATTGAAGGACGCAGGGCTGTCGGCGAGCGATGTTGACGAAGTGGTGCTTGTCGGCGGATCCACGCGCATACCGCTGGTTCGGCAACTGGTGAAAGATCTTTTCAAGCGCGAGCCGCATGTCGAGTTAAACCCGGACGAAGTAGTTGCGCTCGGGGCGGCGGTGCAGGCGAACATTCTTGCGGGCGGCTCTGCCGCTACGGAGAACATGCTGCTGCTGGATGTGACACCGCTGTCACTCGGGATCGAAGCGCTGGGCGGAGTGGTCGCAAAGATCATTCATCGCAACTCGACGATTCCAGCCTCAGCAACCGAGCATTTTACAACCGGCGTAGAGGGACAGACCTCGGTTGCGATTCACGTTGTGCAGGGAGAACGCGAACTGGCAAAGGACTGCCGTTCGCTGGCGAGGTTCGACCTCAAGGGCATTCCGCCAATGCCAGCCGGACTGCCGCGGATTGAAGTCAAGTTCCTGATCGACGCGAACGGTATCCTGCACGTTTCCGCGCGCGAGCAGCGCAGCGGCAAGGAAGCTGAGATACAGGTGCAGCCGAGCTATGGGCTTACGGATGAACAGGTCGAGAACATGATCATCGACTCGTTCGACTACGCGGAGCAGGATTTCGCGGAGCGGCAGGTTATCGAGGCGAGCAACGAAGCGAGCACGATCCTGACGGCGCTCGAAAAGGGGCGGAATAGTCCGGCATGGCAGCAACTCAGCACAGAAGAAAGAAACGAGATCGACAAGCATGAGACGGAGTTGCGCGAGGTTGCACAGGGGAACGACTATCGTGCAATTCGCAACGGGATCGATGCTCTGAATAAAGCGACAATGCACCTGGCCGAACTGATGATGGACACTGCGGTCGCCAGCGCGCTTAAGGGTAAGACCATGCAAGAGACGAACGTCGAGGAAGGTCCGGTGGCGCCACACCCGATCGGCAAGGCGGAGTTCCATTAA